DNA from Planctomycetaceae bacterium:
ACTCGGCCTCCCAATTTTTAATAAAATTACACTCACGGCGATTCAAAGCATTTATACCGCCCATTGACGCGGCATGGACACGAATAAACAATGAGCTTTTAACAATATCGTTTATAATGCTTAATACTGAATATTTTCCAACGACGAATAATCCGATCCCTTTTACAATGAAAGCCAGATATGGCTTATCACCCTTTTGAATCTGTTTTTTGATTTTATCTTCAATTTTATGTATGCCGTTTTCATCTACCCATAAAGGATTGCCGTTAGTATATACGATTTCATCGGGGCTTAGCATACCTGCGGCCAGCAATTTGCCGGCGTCTTTGCGCTGCATAAACGTGTAAATCTGTTCGTCGATGAAATGGCCGACCATCACATATTGGCCTGTCGCATTGAAAAACGCTTTGCGAATAGCTAATTTAGTTTTGTTGATTATATCGCTGCTTACCGGTTTGACTTTTATCTGCTTCGGCGATTTCAACTTACTATTACAGGCTTTCATAACTTTTTTAACAATTCTCAAAGCTGAATTGTAATCATCGGTCGAGATGAAAATGCCGTGCTTTTCGAGGAATAGAATCTCCGGCTTCGAGCCGTAAGTATTCACATAATCAGCGATAAGTTTCGACACTTTACGAGCAAGTACAAGACCCGGGTCTGCGTACTCAACCCACAGGAACGGCTTTTTATCGCCTGCGAAAAGTTTTTGCAGCATTGCCAGTCCGTTCTTTGCGCTGACATACGCGCCGACTGCGCTTGGATGCAAATGGACAACATATTTATTGAGCATTGCGTGCAGATGAGCTTCGACGCTCGGCCGGCCCGCGTTTTTCAATCCGTCAACGCAGCAAAGATTCAATCGGTGAACGACTTCGGCTTCTCTTGCGTCAACGTCGAGACTTGCAATCGTCTTGTCATCTAATATCGAAATAGTTCTTTCGACATCAATCTTGCGCCAGCCCTTTTCCGCGGACATCTCTTTAAGAGCCGTGCCGCTGGCTTTTATGTACATATATTTTCCATCAGCGGTTTTGACGGATGTGTTCCCACCGCCGCCCTGAATGAGATTTAAATCAACGCCAACTGTATTCGATACCTGAATAAGCTCTTTTAAACATTTATCCATATTATTTACTATCCCTAAAATTATCTTTTGCTTAAAACATCGGCTTCGTATTTTTTAACCTGTGCGAGCCAGTCTAATCCTACCGGCACATTCGACTTTGCACAATAATAATCCCATACCGCGCCAAACGGCAGAGTTTTCAGTTCTTCGGAAATCGCCAGCCTGCTTGTTAAATCGCCGGCTTTTTCGCACTGCTTCATCTTCGCTATCGGCTCAAGCAGCCCCGCAAGCAGTGCCTTGAGCATGCAACGTGTGCCGATTACCCAGGCAGCGATTCTGTTAATGCTCGCATCAAAGAAATCCAGACCGATGTGCACTCTGTCGATGTACCCGCCGCGGATGATTTCCTGCGCGATTGCGTAAAGCTCATCAGAAAGAATCACGACGTGGTCGCTGTCCCAACGGACAGGACGCGAAACGTGCAGCAGTATCTCATCAAGAAAAGTCAACGTTGAAGATATTTTATCTGAAATGACTTCGGTCGGATGGAAATGGCCGGCGTCAAGGCAAAGCAGTTTTTTATTCGCAACCGCGTAGCCCATATAAAACTCGTGCGAACCGACGACATAACTTTCCGAGCCGATGCCAAACAGTTTGCATTCCACCGCGTCAAGATTCAAACGCGGATTTATTTTTTGCGTGAAAATTTCATCGAGAGATTTTTTCAATATTTCTCTTGGGCCTTTGCGGTCAACGGGAATATCCTTATAGCCATCCGGTATCCAAATATTTGTTACGACAGTCTTGCCGAGTTTTTTGCCCATTACTTCGGCAATTTTTCTGCACGCTTTGCAGTGGTGAACCCAGAATTTCCTGACTTGTTCGTCTCTGCTCGAAAGTGTAAAACCACTCGAAGCCATCGGATGCGAAAAACAAGTCGGATTGAAATCGAGTCCCATTTTTTTCGACTTGGCCCAGTCAATCCAGTTGGCGAAATGCGCCGGCGTAATTTCATCTCGTTCGACTTTTTTGCCTTTGAACTCACCGTATATCGCGTGCAGATTCAGTCTGTGCGTGCCGGGGATTAAACTTAACGCTTTGTCCAAATCTGTTCGCAACTGCTCAGCAGTTCGCGCTTTGCCGGGATAGTTGCCGGTCGCCATAATTCCGCCGTCAAGGCCTGCGTCAGGATTTTCAAACCCGCCAACATCGTCGCCCTGCCAGCAATGAAGTGAAACAGCGATTTTAGACAATTGTTTCATCACGGTATCAGTATTTACGCCGATTGCCGCGTAAGCGTCTTTCGCGATTTTATAAGCTCGTTCCACGTTCTTCATTTTATCTCCCTATCTTCTGAATTGTCTGAATTATTTGTTCCGGCGATGAATTAATATCAAAATCTTTCAAAATATTTTCCGCTGCTGGCTCAACATTTTGGCCGAGCTGTGCGAAAAATTTATTTTTGTCCGCTCTGTTTTTAAAATTATTATTTGACCATTCGCTCTTGTATCCAAGACCGCACTGCCTTTGCAGAATCGTATGGCCGTAAATAATCAATGCACCGTCCAAAAATATATGCACAAGCGGCTTCAATTCTTCGGACTGAAAATTATCGACAAATTTCTGGCCGGGACTGTTCATTTCCGTGCCTGCGATAATCGGCAGGTCTAAATTTTCGCATATTTCAACAAATTTATAAAGGTTTTTTTTCTTCGTATCCGTTTCGCCAAGTCCGGGCGTAAAATTCCTGTCTGGAATAATATTCACCGCCTCAACGCCGAGAGAAATCGCAATATTCAAAAGCTCTTCGATTCGTTTTTCGCCATCGCTTGTGCCGTCGAGCCACGCAAGAGTCGGAATGCCGCCGATTGAAACTACAAACTCATTCATTTGAGCTATCGTCGGAAAAGATTTGTTGTCCGGCTGGACATAACCCGCGCCGCCGCGTTTCATCGTCTTTGCGCGAATGGCGTTTGTCAGCGCGACCTTGTCGGCAAGATTATCAAAACCAATTTTTTCCTTCCAGAACGCTTTGAGTTTATTTTCATCGGGAAAAATACTCTGCGCCTTGTCGGCGTAAGCTTTGCATATATGCCGTTCGGTAACATTGCCCTTCGGCGTTAAAGGCACAACGTCTTTTTGATAATCAACAACGACAGGCTTCAAATATTCATTTACACGTTTGACAAGTTCGAGATTTCTGTTTTTTGCCATCGTGCGGAGATTATCTAAAAACTTTTTCTGCTGCGGAGAAACATTGCTCGATGTAATTCCGGCGCCCATGTGGTACGCAATGCCCGGCTCGCCCGGCGAGTTAATTACATAATCGGCAAACTCCGGTACGTACACGCGAGTTTCGATTCCGCCGCACGCTTTTAAGTTTAATTGTTTGGCAGCCGCGAAAAATTCATCAATACCGTCAAGCACATCGAAATCGACGATGCCAGCAGCAGCGAGATTCGCCTTTTTAGACAGAGAAGCGATTGTGTTCGGACTGTAACCTTCGGCATTAAATGAATAATGCGTATGAAAGTGCATATTTGTAAATTTGTGTGTCATATTATATTTCTAAAACATTCTTAATTTGTTGATATTTTTTGTCCCACGTTTCGTGTTCGGCTGGCTGATATATTTTCAATTCGAATGATTTCGCAACCACTTTTCTGCCTTCGGCGATATTTTTAATCTGGCCGGCAGTGATTGCCTGAACCATAATATTGCCCATCGCGGTCGCTTCAACAGGGCCTGCTATGACTTTTCTGCCAATTGAGTTGGCGGTGAACTGACAAAGCAGTTCGTTCTGAATGCCGCCGCCGACGAGATGAAGCACATCAATTTTTTTGCCGGTGATTTCTTCGAGAATATCAAGCACTCTTCGATAATAAAAAACAAGACTTTCGATAATAACTCTTATCATCTGCCCTTTA
Protein-coding regions in this window:
- a CDS encoding L-rhamnose isomerase, translating into MKNVERAYKIAKDAYAAIGVNTDTVMKQLSKIAVSLHCWQGDDVGGFENPDAGLDGGIMATGNYPGKARTAEQLRTDLDKALSLIPGTHRLNLHAIYGEFKGKKVERDEITPAHFANWIDWAKSKKMGLDFNPTCFSHPMASSGFTLSSRDEQVRKFWVHHCKACRKIAEVMGKKLGKTVVTNIWIPDGYKDIPVDRKGPREILKKSLDEIFTQKINPRLNLDAVECKLFGIGSESYVVGSHEFYMGYAVANKKLLCLDAGHFHPTEVISDKISSTLTFLDEILLHVSRPVRWDSDHVVILSDELYAIAQEIIRGGYIDRVHIGLDFFDASINRIAAWVIGTRCMLKALLAGLLEPIAKMKQCEKAGDLTSRLAISEELKTLPFGAVWDYYCAKSNVPVGLDWLAQVKKYEADVLSKR
- a CDS encoding SDR family oxidoreductase — its product is MDKCLKELIQVSNTVGVDLNLIQGGGGNTSVKTADGKYMYIKASGTALKEMSAEKGWRKIDVERTISILDDKTIASLDVDAREAEVVHRLNLCCVDGLKNAGRPSVEAHLHAMLNKYVVHLHPSAVGAYVSAKNGLAMLQKLFAGDKKPFLWVEYADPGLVLARKVSKLIADYVNTYGSKPEILFLEKHGIFISTDDYNSALRIVKKVMKACNSKLKSPKQIKVKPVSSDIINKTKLAIRKAFFNATGQYVMVGHFIDEQIYTFMQRKDAGKLLAAGMLSPDEIVYTNGNPLWVDENGIHKIEDKIKKQIQKGDKPYLAFIVKGIGLFVVGKYSVLSIINDIVKSSLFIRVHAASMGGINALNRRECNFIKNWEAESFRQSVSAGKTSGELQNRIAVVTGAGSGLGRGLAMGVARAGANVALVDIDTNAAQQTAEMIKTETGCSTMILTCDVTNAESVGSAFDKLVENWGGLDIMVNAAGVAPAFSLVDLPVNKWRFALEVNLTGYFLMAQKASQIMIAQDMGGSIINLSSKSGIDPSKNNTPYNATKAGEIHMARGWAMELGKHNIRVNSVCPGNVFEGSKIWNPEYIKVCAKKYGIKPEEVIPYYVSKTMLGKEIKGQDIADTVVFLVSDKARMITAQTVVVDAGQAMVR
- a CDS encoding PHP domain-containing protein; translation: MTHKFTNMHFHTHYSFNAEGYSPNTIASLSKKANLAAAGIVDFDVLDGIDEFFAAAKQLNLKACGGIETRVYVPEFADYVINSPGEPGIAYHMGAGITSSNVSPQQKKFLDNLRTMAKNRNLELVKRVNEYLKPVVVDYQKDVVPLTPKGNVTERHICKAYADKAQSIFPDENKLKAFWKEKIGFDNLADKVALTNAIRAKTMKRGGAGYVQPDNKSFPTIAQMNEFVVSIGGIPTLAWLDGTSDGEKRIEELLNIAISLGVEAVNIIPDRNFTPGLGETDTKKKNLYKFVEICENLDLPIIAGTEMNSPGQKFVDNFQSEELKPLVHIFLDGALIIYGHTILQRQCGLGYKSEWSNNNFKNRADKNKFFAQLGQNVEPAAENILKDFDINSSPEQIIQTIQKIGR